One region of Fusobacterium periodonticum 1_1_41FAA genomic DNA includes:
- a CDS encoding sigma-70 family RNA polymerase sigma factor — MEENINIILKKAQTGDSEAIDWILKEYSKILSFNAQKYYLVGAEQEDLLQEGILGLLKAIKFYDETKSSFSSFAFLCIRREMISAIRKANTQKNSVLNEALTTSSMIEDSSDVDSYISSENNPEEAYLLKEEIKEFKNFSDKNFSKFEKEVLKYLIRGYSYREIAKILSKNLKSIDNTIQRIRKKSEEWINKEEI; from the coding sequence ATGGAAGAAAATATAAATATTATTTTAAAGAAAGCTCAAACTGGAGATAGTGAAGCTATAGATTGGATTTTAAAAGAGTATTCAAAAATTTTGTCTTTTAATGCACAAAAATATTATTTAGTTGGTGCTGAACAGGAGGATTTACTACAAGAAGGTATTTTAGGACTATTAAAAGCTATAAAATTCTATGATGAAACTAAATCCTCTTTCAGTAGTTTTGCCTTTCTGTGTATAAGAAGAGAAATGATAAGTGCTATCAGAAAGGCTAATACTCAAAAAAATTCTGTTTTGAATGAAGCTTTAACAACAAGCTCAATGATAGAAGATAGTTCTGATGTAGATAGTTATATTTCTTCAGAAAATAATCCTGAAGAGGCATATCTCTTAAAAGAAGAGATAAAAGAATTTAAGAATTTTTCAGATAAAAATTTTAGTAAATTTGAAAAAGAAGTTTTAAAATACTTAATAAGAGGCTACTCATATAGAGAAATTGCTAAAATCTTATCTAAAAATCTAAAAAGTATAGATAATACTATTCAAAGAATTAGAAAAAAAAGTGAAGAATGGATAAATAAAGAAGAAATTTAA
- the rlmB gene encoding 23S rRNA (guanosine(2251)-2'-O)-methyltransferase RlmB: protein MERIIGVNPVTEALLNKEKNIEKLELYNGLKGETVQKLKELASKRNIKIFYTNKKIDNSQGVAIYISNFDYYKDFDEAYEELASKDKSVVLILDEIQDPRNFGAIIRSAEVFKVDLILIPERNSVRINETVVKTSTGAIEYVNISKVTNLSDTINKLKKLDYWVYGAAGEASINYNEEDYPNKIVLVLGNEGSGIRKKVREHCDKLVKIPMFGQINSLNVSVASGILLSRIVNK, encoded by the coding sequence ATGGAAAGAATTATTGGTGTTAATCCTGTAACAGAAGCCTTATTAAATAAAGAGAAGAATATAGAAAAATTAGAACTCTATAACGGCTTAAAAGGTGAAACAGTACAAAAGCTAAAAGAATTAGCTTCTAAAAGAAATATTAAAATTTTCTATACAAACAAAAAAATAGATAATTCTCAAGGTGTCGCAATATACATAAGTAATTTTGATTACTACAAAGATTTTGATGAGGCCTATGAAGAGTTAGCTTCTAAAGATAAGTCAGTAGTTTTAATCTTAGATGAGATTCAAGACCCTAGAAACTTTGGAGCAATCATAAGAAGTGCTGAAGTATTCAAAGTTGACTTGATACTAATTCCTGAAAGAAACTCAGTTAGAATAAATGAAACTGTTGTTAAGACTTCAACAGGTGCAATAGAATATGTAAATATTTCTAAAGTAACTAATCTATCTGATACAATAAATAAATTAAAGAAACTAGATTATTGGGTATATGGAGCAGCCGGTGAGGCTAGTATCAACTACAATGAAGAAGATTATCCTAATAAAATTGTTTTAGTTCTTGGAAATGAAGGCAGTGGAATTAGAAAAAAAGTTAGAGAACACTGTGATAAACTAGTTAAAATTCCAATGTTTGGGCAAATAAATTCTTTAAATGTCTCTGTTGCAAGTGGAATACTGCTGTCAAGGATAGTTAATAAATAA